A region of the Pleurocapsa minor HA4230-MV1 genome:
ATTATGTTGTCTCTGCTGTCTTTGCAACATAGTAATAAGCGATCGTCTATTAAGATTGTAAGATTAGAATAAGATGGGATTAACAATAAATTGGCACTAAAAAAGACATACTCTCATCTAGATAGTACGTCTTAAGTCGTTATTTAGCCTTATTTCCCAGAAGAATTATAAAATTTTATAAAATTTCCAAATCCCAGGTCGAATTAAATTGAGCTTTTCCCTCTTCCACTAACCGCCATGCTGCTTCTTTCAAACTGCGATGAGATAGCTGGTTATCGGCGCTTTTCAGTTCTATTGTTTGCAAACTAATCGGGATTTGATGTTCTTGTAATTCGCTCAGCAGAAGATTTCTTGCTTGTTCTGCTTGTTCGACAGACGATAATTTCATTGTAGAAGTCAAGTTGCAGCTCTTGATAAATGGTACTATATGTAGCGCTTGATGTTTTATTCAGCGATTTAAAACTCTATCCATAGCGCCGTATACCATTATGCAATACGATCGCTAAAACCGAAACCTAATTAGTAATATCTTTTAACATGTCGCTCAAATTTAACTAAACCTATGATATTAGTCTGTCAAGTATTAATTGATGGGTTTAGATTAGGTAGGAGGTAGTGGGTAGTCCTAAAGGACGACGCGCAGCTAGTCCTAAAGGATAAGCTCCGCAAATGCTTTAGCATACCGCTTCGCATATGGGTAGTAGGTAAAAAACTCATTACTTATTATTCAAAAATATACCTGATAAACTTAAACCAATCATGTTAGGAAACCAAATGCCCAGCTCGATCGGAATTAAGCCCGTGATACACAAACTAGTAGCGATAAATTGAATTGCTTGATAGCTTATTATAATAACTATAACTAAAGATATTTTGTTAATTTTGTTAGAGTGATTACAGCCTAAAATTCCTCCTAGTAACGTAAATACGATACAAGAAAAAGGTAATGTATATCTTTCTTGAATATTGATTTGTAGCTGGCGTATCTTTTGCAGATCGTTGCTTCCTCGCAGAACATTTAACCAACGATATAGCTCTAGTAAACTCATTTCTCGATTATCTCGATAATTTTGCACATAATCTAAAAGATTATGATCTATGGGTAGAGCAAGCTGCCTAAAATAACTAAGTTGGGAATGACTGTCATGGGGAGCAATAATTTGCTGCTTACCATCAACAAAAATCCATAATTTTAATTGTTTATCCCAAACAGCAGAGCTTGCCAAGATGATTTTATGTAAATGCTGTTTTTGATACTTCAGTGCCGTAATTCCATAAAGCTTTTGCCCGTCAAAGCGATCGGCAATAATTAAATATGTTAATAGCTGAGACTGATTGGTAAAAGAAAAATCTTGATAGATAATATTTTTCTGGTGATATTTTTGCAGATTATCACGCTCAATTTTAAATTCATTTTCAATAATCATAGCTGCCTGATAATTTGTAGATGGAACTATTAATCCATTCAAGAAAAACATTAAAATAGTTATTATTAAACTAAAAATTAAAGCAGGAACTACTAAACGTATTAATCTTACACCAGAACACTTTAAAGCAATAATTTCGTTGTTTTCTGATAGCTTGCCATAAGTTATCATAGTTGCCATTAATAGCGAAAATGGCAAGCCGAGAGAAATAAAAGCAGGAAATTTTAGTAAGTGAACTTGAAATGCAGCTTGGGTCGGAAAATTTCTCTCTGTAATAAACTGAATTTGTTCAAAAGAAATACCAACTAATTCACCTAAAATAGAGCATAAACATAAACTAATTATCCAAGGTTTAATTAATTGTTTAATAATGTAGCGGTCTATTAGAGGGATAGTAAACAGTGACATTATCATATCATTGCCACATTTTTCTGATGCACTACCTTAAAGTTTAACTAAGCCAATGAAACTGTTAAAATATTGATTCAATAATACCTTAGTTACTGAAATATTTGCTCCAATTTTATCATTGCTATCTTAGAATGGTCAGGTTTGCAAAGGTCGCATCCAAAAGACCTACTTTAAGGCGATCGCTAACTAACATTGCAGTTTGGTCAATCTTTCAATATGCAATCGCTATAATTGTAGGCACTATAAACTCTTAATCTCGACCAAAAAGCGATCGCGCAAGATGAAGATGAATATATCTGGCGATCGCTACAAGCTAGCGCATTAGGTTACTTACTGAACTGATGTTACGCAGAAAAACGAAAAATCAATAGTTTTAATGAAAAATGAAAAAAGAACAATTTGATCTATTGCTTAGACCAATCTTTACGCCATTGATTCATTTGCTCGATTTCTTGTTGTTGAGAGGTCAAAATATCTTGAGCTAGTTTTTTGACTTCAGGACGTTGAGATTTACTTAAAGCATCTTCAGCCATAACTAATGCACCTTCGTGATGGGGAACCATAGCGTTAATAAAGCGTAAATCAAACTCAGCATCACCAGTCCCTAAATCCATGCTCATCATCATGGCTTGCTTTTGTTCATCGGTCATTGCCATCGTATGACCCATCTGGGAGTGATAAGCCATCGGCGTACTATCTGCTTTAGGATACCAAGCTGTCCGCCACTCTTTCATTTGACTAATCTCGCGATTTTGAGCAGCAATAATATCTTGAGCTAGTTTTTTTATTTCAGGACGTTGAGATTTACTTAAAGCATCTTCAGCCATATTGACAGCACCCTGATGGTGCATAAGCATCCCATCAATAAATCGTAAATCGTAGTCTGCATCGGCAGGCCCTAAATCCATTGACATGTCGTGAGACTCATGACCATTCTCCATCATGTCTCCAGTCTGCTTGATTTCTTGCTTGTTACTAGTTTCGGTAACTTGAGTATTTGAAGCTTGGCTTTGGTTGGAGTTGGGAGAACAAGAAATAGTTAAGGTTGCTGCACCTATCCAAGTTAAGGCTATCAGTCCAGTTTTAATTAATTTTGTTGGCATGAAATTGAATAAGAGTTTGAATTATTTAAATAACCCAGAGTAATATACAAAAATAAAATCAAGATGAAATATGTCACTTTTACTTTAGCTGTTCATCTTAACAATTAGCATCATGCCCAACTTTTCTTAGTTGCTTTTAATTACTTTCAGTTGGGCGCTTTTCTTGCTCTTTTAAATAGGCAAAGACAGACTTGTCACCAATATCAGGATCAATTTCTTGCGTCATTTTTCTCACGGCAAAGATGCTAAAGCCGATTGACCAAGCTCCTAGTAAGGCTTGTTCCATTTCTATGGGCAGAATTCTTGTCATATGGCCTAATAATAGTAAAGGCACGATCGCAGTCAAAATTTTAGTTTCTAAGCGATTAAAACAAAAAGCCTCTTTAAAATAAATTCCTGTTAAAGCAGCAAAGGTAAAGCCTGTACCAAATAAGGTCAGCGGATGATCGTAGATATATAGTGCTAATGGTTCATGATGAGATACGGCGATCGCTATAGTAGCCACTGTACCGATAAGCCAAAAAACTTGTAAAGCCAAATGTAACGGTTTTAAATAAATATGGATGAAATATAGGCTTACTCCTAAACCGATTGAAAAAACCGCAAACAAAGGAGTAATCGCTGATAAAGCAGCTGTTCCCTGAGCAAAAAAGAGGTTACTGGCGATCGCAAAACTGGCTGCTGCCATGACTAATCCCCCACGATAAATAATCACTTCTAAGCGATCGCGTTTAGTAATTGTGTATTCACCAAATTGTCCTTGGTAAGTTTGGGGTTCTCGATCTAAAAGAGCAATCATAGATTTATTTAGGGTTAATTAACTGTAGTGTGATCAAGTTTTCTCAGCCAACTCTATTCTATTAAGATTTTATGAAGTTTTGCTCATAAGCATTTCTTTTCATAGTGGAAATGTTATCTTATATATTCGTTTCACATACATTATTTATAGAATTATAAAGTCCACCATGAACAATAATCGTCAAGAGATTTTAAAAAAAGCCTATACTAGTCATCGTGAAAGTATGCTTCGCAGTTTAAATATACGGCTAGAAGCAGCTCGGGCTAAGGGAAATGAGCAATTAGTCAAACAGCTAGAAGCGGAAGCTAAATATTTACATCTTTAATTAAAGATTGATGAAGATCAGATCTTGATGATTAACTACAATTAGGGTTTAGCATGGCTAAGCCTTTTTTTGTCGATCTACAATTGATCAGCAATTTCTGACATCTTGACATAGTAGAAAATTATTGCTGCTGAAGCTCAGTTATATTTCAGTATTCAGCAAGGATTATTCTCTGCTATGATGATTAAGCCATAAATTAGGAGAGGTGGCAGAGTGGTCGAACGCGCTCGACTTGAAATCGAGTTTCTTGAAAGAGAACGTGGGTTCGAATCCCACCCTCTCCGTTGTTTCAGAGGTTATGTACTCTCAATGTACTCGGAGTACATAGTCTCATTTTAAAGTAGTAAAGCAAACAGGGTAAGTAAGTTAGTAGGTAGGTATCTGGTAGTTGTTTAATAAGTTATTAAACA
Encoded here:
- a CDS encoding LptF/LptG family permease produces the protein MSLFTIPLIDRYIIKQLIKPWIISLCLCSILGELVGISFEQIQFITERNFPTQAAFQVHLLKFPAFISLGLPFSLLMATMITYGKLSENNEIIALKCSGVRLIRLVVPALIFSLIITILMFFLNGLIVPSTNYQAAMIIENEFKIERDNLQKYHQKNIIYQDFSFTNQSQLLTYLIIADRFDGQKLYGITALKYQKQHLHKIILASSAVWDKQLKLWIFVDGKQQIIAPHDSHSQLSYFRQLALPIDHNLLDYVQNYRDNREMSLLELYRWLNVLRGSNDLQKIRQLQINIQERYTLPFSCIVFTLLGGILGCNHSNKINKISLVIVIIISYQAIQFIATSLCITGLIPIELGIWFPNMIGLSLSGIFLNNK
- a CDS encoding DUF305 domain-containing protein, with amino-acid sequence MPTKLIKTGLIALTWIGAATLTISCSPNSNQSQASNTQVTETSNKQEIKQTGDMMENGHESHDMSMDLGPADADYDLRFIDGMLMHHQGAVNMAEDALSKSQRPEIKKLAQDIIAAQNREISQMKEWRTAWYPKADSTPMAYHSQMGHTMAMTDEQKQAMMMSMDLGTGDAEFDLRFINAMVPHHEGALVMAEDALSKSQRPEVKKLAQDILTSQQQEIEQMNQWRKDWSKQ
- a CDS encoding DUF2301 domain-containing membrane protein, encoding MIALLDREPQTYQGQFGEYTITKRDRLEVIIYRGGLVMAAASFAIASNLFFAQGTAALSAITPLFAVFSIGLGVSLYFIHIYLKPLHLALQVFWLIGTVATIAIAVSHHEPLALYIYDHPLTLFGTGFTFAALTGIYFKEAFCFNRLETKILTAIVPLLLLGHMTRILPIEMEQALLGAWSIGFSIFAVRKMTQEIDPDIGDKSVFAYLKEQEKRPTESN